Sequence from the Bubalus kerabau isolate K-KA32 ecotype Philippines breed swamp buffalo chromosome 17, PCC_UOA_SB_1v2, whole genome shotgun sequence genome:
GGCACAGTCTGGGTCTCCAAGTCTCTGCTTTCTGCTCCACTGCAGTCATGTGGCTTGAGTTGGGCTCCCAGTGAGAGGGGGACACTACCCAGTCATTGGCCCCCACTACTCTTCATCTGAAGCTGAAAACAGCTCCCAGTTCCAGGGGCAAATCCCTGGGCAGCCCTGGTGGCCCCTCTCTGTTCCCAGGAGCTTGGCTGCCCCAGGGGCAGGTTCCACCACCATGTGCAGAGAGCTCTGGGCTGGGAGGAGTTTGTCCGGGATGTTAGCTAGGAAAGCAGGCCTTATCATTAGATCAGGCTCTAAGCTGGAGACCAGGCATCTTTCTGTCCTTGTCCCCATGGACAAGAATGTCCATGCCTACCCATCAGCACTGGGGAAGACACAAAGAGACAGAAAGGCctgttccccatccccaggaaacTTGAGATTTCCCAGGAGAAAAGACGAGGAATAGGAAGTGAGCACaggatggacccttgttggcaggCATGTTCCAGCACAGGCCTGCGGTCTGGAACATGGGCCATGGGGCTCCCGTCAGGTGGTGGAACTGGTCCCCCTTCTTAGCACTGGGCTCTGCCTCCATCCTCACTAGCCACCTATCTTCTACTATGTGAAGTAGTCACACTGTGTGATGGTCATTCACCCTTATGAAGGCATTCTGAATAAGAAGGTGTTTCTGAGTCAGAAAGGACAGTCTTACAGCGGGGTTTGCATCTAGCTGCTTGTGCAAGTAAAGCCCTGCCCACTTTGAGCCCAGCAAGTTTGGGAGGTGTGCGTTTCTCTTCTGACAGTAAGTCCCGTGGCACTTGGTGCCTTTCTCAGCGGCACCCTGCCCCCTTatagtggtttctcttgtgtACCAGGCCCTCTCTGGTGTGCTCCTTTCTGTCCCTGAGCCCTCTGTCAGACTCAGTGGTTTCTGTGGACCTGAATAGAGGACATCCTTCAGCAGGTGGGCTTTGAGAAGGTGGAAGCTCAGAGAAGGGGATGTTGCTGAGTGTCCTCCAGAATAAACAGGAGATGATTGGGAGCAATAGAGCAGAGGTTGATGAGGCCGGGCTGGGCCTGTGTGTGTTGCTTGGAGCTCTGTAGTGCCAGGGATTCTTTGGAGATTCCAAGCATTAGGTGGGAGGGTGGCGTCTAGGTTCTCGATAGCAAGGAAATGCATTAGGAAGTGCTACGGGAGACTCGCAGAGGAAGACCCACTGGGGGCTGGTGGAATAATCCCCGTTTGGAATGAGGGATCCTGGTGTCCTGGGGATGTTTGGGGCAGATCGGGGGTTCCGGAGAGTAGGCCCCACATGGTACACGTGAGCCGTAGTTAGGGAAGAGGAGTTGTGGGGCAGAACCCTCCCGCAGAGCTGCAGGAGGAGCATCATCTTATGAGGCAGATCTAGAAGGGACCTCCAACTGCCTTCATACCCGGAGAGTGTGTCCAGCCCTGCTTTGACAGCCCTGTCTGGGGCCCAGCGGTGGAAGGAGGCACACAAGTGGAGCCTCCTTCATACCTGCCCCACGATGCTGACACTGGATGCTCCAGCCCCCAGCCGTAGTCCCATACTCCCCTCCATCCAGGTCCGAGACGTTTGCTCCTTTCACTCCTCACACGAGGCTTTCGCTCAGGACTTTCCCTCTGTTCCCAGTGTCAACCTAAGAAGTTTGACCAGCTCTCAGCTATTCAGTTCAAAGATTGCTTCCATTAAAAATAGTGCCAACCCACGCCATCGTGTAGCTTACTGAGTACCAGGCACAGGGCTGAGGATGCTACACCCAGCATGTCTAATCTCGACAATAATCTTGCCAGTGGGTATAATCCCCTTGTTTTACAGATTAGTAAACTGAGGCTAGTGAGGAAGTAGCTTGTCCAGGGCCTCACAGAGGGTGGCAGGACTAGGATTTGAATCTCGGCCGGCCCTCTTAGCTTCAGAGTTCTTGACCTTCCCAGACCCATAGTCTGCTTTCCCCAGCATGCGTGCGTCAGCATGTTGCTGGAGTCTTCGTTTCCGCCCGGTCCTAGGCCATCATCTGTGGACGTCTCTGCCCTCCCCGGCCTGTAGGTTTCTGAGGACAGCATGTGTATCAGCACAtatgttcacagtgatttttccAGCTTCTCTCGAGGGCTGCACCAGTGGTTGTCAGTGATGCCCTGGGCAAGGACCCAAACGTGACTGTCAGGCAGACGAGGTCGCACCTGCTACCTGGAGTGTTCTCttctggggctggaccccaggaaGAAGTGGGGCACCTCTTGGAGATGCAGTTAGGGGGTTGTTGGCCAAACCTGCCTAGAAGCAAATGCAGGAATCTTGGGAGAACAGAGAGTTCTGGGAAGGAGAAGGCTGTGGCAGGTGATTTTGAGAGGAGAAATATGAATTTTTGTCCAGTGTCTGGAGGTACTGGAGTGGAGAGGGCCAAGCTGGGGTCATGCTGGAAGTGATAGGGAGACAGGTTGGCCAGATACGAGGAAGGCCTGTGTGAGTCTGAGAGCAGGTTGGAGACACAGTCACCTTGAAGGAGCTTCCTCTCACAGGAGCCCCAGGAGATCTGGCGCAGCTGCTGCTAAAGGAGTGACACAGAAGGTGAATCACCATCTGTAGACCATACTAGAGGGCTGTTATGGTCCCACCAACTTGGAGATGCTATGATTCACTTGACATGAAATGTGACATTGTGGGCCTAATGTCATTGCTTTTGTCAAGAGTTCTATTCCTAGAGGCAGGATGGATGAAGAGGTTCTTGTGGGACTGATGACAGAGTGAGGCCATCAGCAGCTTTGCTGTCTGCCACATTTAGCAGCTTTTAATTGTCACCCTCCTCTGCTTGGGCAGTCTGTGAGCTGTGGGCGGGCCCAGGTGACGGCACCAGGAACAGGTGGGCTTGGGCAGAGCTCCTCCCAGAGCCTTGCTTAGGAGAGTGAGTGCTGCCAGGCAGGGGCCTGAACCCCGGTGGGAGAGGAAGCCCACCTGCCACTCCCCGGGGCATTGTGTTGGTGAGGGGGTGGCTCTCCAGGGGGGCGTCTCTGGGCTGCAGGCTGACTATCCATCCATTTGGGCCAAGGGACACCTGCTCAGGGCCAGCGAGTTGCACCCTGTGGTTGTTCTGAGAGCCCTGCAGTAGCGTGACTGCCCGGAGCCAGAGTGGACGTTTACGAGACCATCCCAGCTCACTGCCGCATCTCGTAGCAACTAAGACATGTGCCATTCTCCCCTGGGATGTCGAAGATAAAATGAGGTGTGGAGTGTGTGGTGTGTCCTGCtctccaggcaaagggggccagaGCCTTGGGGCTGCTCGTGCAGCCTGCTTCACATGCTCCAACAGGGAGCTGGCAGGGGAGCAGGGTAGGGCCTTGcctgggagctgggggagggtggCCAGGGGCCATGGGAGAGCTGGAGATTTGACGTTACAGGCAGCAGAGCAGAATGCAAGGAGGCAGGTGGTGGATTTCCAGGCTTGTGTTTGGATTCTACTAGACGCCTTTAATTGCCTCGTGTCCCCACTGTCCATGTGGGTAGGGGCTCATGTGCGCCGCTGGCCCGCCGCTGGCTCCGTGGAGCCCCGCCGTCTTCTCTGCTACTGTTGCCTTGGTTACACACTCACCTCCTGTGCTGGCAGAAGCAAATGCCCATCTCCCCACATTGTTGCACTAAGCCAGTTTAGCCAAAATACTTTACTCTGCCCACCTACGGCACCTTGTTACCCCAAGGTCCTTTCATCACTGCTGTTTCCCACCCCCTGCCAAGGTCTCTTCAACAAAGGGGTTTATCGTGGGTTGTGTTTGGAGCAGCTTCTGGTGCCGCAtccatcccctccctctcctgctctTCACATTGTCTGTCTCCGCCTGCAGAGCTCTGCTGTTTCACAGGCCCTGTTGTTTCTAGGCCCTTGAGTTTCTCTGGGAGCTGATGGGGCGGTTGCTCCCACATTCTGACCTCTTTAAATCTGCTGCGACCTCCCACACTCATCCCCCAGCCACCCCCACTGAGGTGGTTAATGATGACCTGATCCAACCACCCTGCGTGGCCGCACCTCTCCAAGCTCTTCTTCTTCAGAGGTTCCTGTCTCCCAGTGTGAGGGTGATGCCCAGACCTGAACTTCGCTCCAGGGGGGCCCTGAGTCACCTCATCTCTTCACTCTTCCTGCCTGCGCACGCAGACCAAGTGCCTGCCCTCTGCCAAATCATTTGCACCCAGGGTGGCAGAGACACAGGCCTCTGGGGATAGAGGCCACGGTATGGATGACATGCTGACAGCCACCAGGATTCAAACTGCCTCAGAAATTGTTAGAATGGTAGGAAGTTTTACAAAAAGCAAATGCCAGCGTGGGCCTTGGAAATCACTTCACTTCAGCAGAACTCATGAGTGGAGATAGAGGAGACCATTATGCAGCTGGCTCTGAAATCCAGAACCTTTTAGGGGCTGTTCTAGGACACTGgtaaaagcagacatcacttggTCACTGACACAGGTTGTCAACATCCTCGATTCCAAGGCCAGCACTCAGCACCCTTCCTCACTCTTGACTTGCGCCCTGTCACCCCCCTGTCCCTGTCCTCACACTGCGGACTCTGGGCAGGGACACGTGGGGGCGCAGGATTTCATCTCGTTACTCATCTCAAGTTTAGAACACAGCTTTGGTAACCTTTAAGTTGTCAcgccttttcttattttatttttatcttcgagattctctgcctttttaaaaaactctgttatcttccttctttttctcctgtcAGACTCCTTCCCTCAACATCTTTCTCTGCTGCTCAGGTCCCCCTACCCACATCCCACCCCAGCATGGTGGGTTCTCTCTGGTCTGGAAGTCCAGACACCAGGATGTGAGTGTCTTGCTCAGAGGAGGAGGTGCGGGCTCTATCGCCACACAGTGTCTAATCCTGCCgattttttcaaaacatttttcctCATGGTCCACATCAGACAGAGTGTGCTGTTCTTGTCATATTAACAGTTCTGCTCTCCTGAGAAAGCCTGAAGCTTCACTTCCCAGAATTCCCTTTGTGCCCTTTTGCCTGCTCTCATTCAGGCTCGCGTCACTCCAGGAAGGCGACCTCTGAGGCCGGCAGTGCTGGAGCTGAAAACACGTCTTGAGACAAAGCTGAGGGAAGAACTGAGTCATGGCAGCAAAGCCCAGGCTTCTCTCCTCCCTTTTTCCCCCAGCAGCTCTTTGCTGGGCCTCCCTCCTCTGCCAGGGAACCTTCCCCAGAGTCGTCATGGGCTGGAAAAGAACCCGTGGAGGTCAGAACATCAACACAGCTTAAGTGTCAGAGGCTCTGCTTCTCTTCCTCACATGCAGCCAAGTGGGAAAAAAAGCTGGGGAGCCATCTTCTTAGAACCCAGGCTTCAAAAACACTTAGCATTCATTCAGTTCCTCCATTTTAAAAGTGAGGCTGTCATTTCTCCATGGTGAGCAGACAAGGTGGACCTAGAATGCAGGTCATGGGCATTCCAGCCTATCACTTAAGTCTGTCACCCAGATGTCATCCCAAAGAGACCCTGGACCTCTTTCTCCCCTTGCTTGAGAGCGGTCAGACCCACTTACTGGAGGGAATCTTGGGTGAGCTCCGTGAGCTGGGCCTGGTGCTGGAAGAAAgcatcttcctcctccctctgcagCCAAGAGAGCTGGTTCGTCCTTGTTCTCATGCTTTAGCCCTTGGACTTAGCTACTTGGTTGTAGTTCAGGTAACATCCTTGCTGGGCCCTTGTGATGGTAGAGCTGGAGCGAGTGAatgaggctggggtgggaggaagtGCAGCCTCTGAGCCGGAGTGGAAGCCCTTTCCAGTCTGGTGCCCCCTCCAAAGGGAAAGTCAGATTCTGCTGCTGTGCATCACCAGGAGGGAACGGTTCTGCAGAAGCAGGGCCATGAAGATGAGTGAAGTTGCTAAGGGAGTGCTCATGCATGAGGTCCTTTCTCCACCCTGTTGGTTTCTGTGCTGTTACAGTATCGGGAATTGCAGGGACTCTGGCAGTTAGAGTGTAAGGAgaagggtggctggctggctggtcaGAAACAGGGTGGAGGTGATGCCCTTCTTCCTACAGCCTCTCCTCGTCGTCCTCTCGGGGCCAGGCCCCTCGCCTGCATAGCTCATGAGAGTGGACAGAAGCATGGGGGCTGTCACCCGGAGGACTGCAGCTGTCCTCTAGTCCCACAGTAGAGGGAGACTGGAGTGACTGGGGCCAAGGCAGGCTGACACTGTGATGTTCCTTTCCATGCCTCTGCCAGCCCAGAAACGGGTGGAAGCCTCTGGGAGACTGGCCAGTGGTACCTGGGGCCTATCCCTTCTGCCACCCACCTGAGGCCCGTATGTGTCCTTGATCTGGCCCCAAGTACACTGAGGCAAGAGTTCCATCCTTTATCTGCAGCCGGCAGTTAGAGCTGTGGAAACTGGAGGGCATGACAGGTTgccctttttctgtttcttgttttgaCTGCATCATGCGgccatacaggatcttagttccctgactagggatcagacCCGCGCCCCTTTctgctggactgccaaggaagtcccatctcatgttccttttctttttcctcacttGGCTGCATGTGAGGAACAGAATGCTACCTGGCCGGTCAGTCAGATGCTGCCAGACATGCTCATGTGGCTTCAGAGGCCCGAGCATGTTCGGGAGGCAAGTGGGTTGGTCTGGAGGTGTTGATCACTTTCTTAAGAGGTGCTGAATTTGACTTGGCTAGAAGCGTGGCCAGGTGTGGATGTGGAAAGCCTTGCTTTTCCTTTGTGAGCCCTGTTGGAGGCTTCAGCGGGACTCCAAGGGGTCACTCTTCTGGAGGTCAGCATAAGCCCCTGCCCCACTGTCAGGGGGCTGACTTGGGAACCACCTTTCTGTATTGGGCCTGTTTGGCTTCCCACTGCAAAGTTCCTCAGTGTGTGAGGGTTAGGCTGGGTGCCACTGCACAATCTGGCTCTCAGGACAGGAAAGCTCAAGTCACATTGCCTTAAGGGACCCATCTGGCTCAGCTACTCACAGCTCTTCAAAGATTGGGGGCGGGGGCACTGCCAGCGAGGGTGTGCTGGCCCTCAGATTAATGAGCTCATCGGCATTCCTCACAGTGCCCTCCGAACACAGTAATTGGAGAGGCGAGCGCctcctggggagaggggagggcgaTCAATTGGGCTCTCTTTGGTGCTAACGGCAACAAGCAGTAGGAGGTGATGCCTGGTGTGAGCTGTGTCACTTTGGAGATGAAGATGCTTAAGACCCCAGTACGGTTCTGGGGAGAGGCACCTCTGAGACTGCCCTGGACTGGTCCGGAGCTGCAGGAGGCCTTGGTTTGCCGGGGTGTGGATCTGAAGTGGGGGTGCCTCCCATCCATCCATGTTCAGGCTCCTGACTTGTTTGTTCTGTCATTTGAGGAGGAGCTGCCTTTCTTCTGGCTTGACTGGACCGAGGGCCAGGGGCAGAGTCCATGCCCCATCCCTGTTTGGCCAGCCTGCGCTGCAGCCCTGTCTTGGAGCTGTCCCACCAGCAGGCCAGGCTGAGTGGCAGCGTGCTCCCCagtgatttttccttttcttggagaCCATAAAAGGGCAGCACAAACCCAGGTATTCCCATGACCCAGCCGTTCCAGCTCCGGGTTTGCTTTCCATCTGTGCCGCATTATGCCTTCATTTTTCTCCCTCTCAAATGAGTGACGGGGGTGCAGATGGTCTGGGGTTTAGTTTGGCTGGCCCCTCACAGTGGTTGCTTGTGTTCAGGTGGCAGCAGCAAGCCCCGGGCTTTCTGGCACTGTGAGCCTGGAGCTGCGTGGCAGCTGTCCAGTCCATCCAGTCCAGTCCCCCTGCATGTCGGCCTCAGTATCGGAGCCCCGAGCTACACAGGCCCACCTGTGGGGAAACTGGACCAGGCTGCCGGTGTGGGAGAGCTGTGGCCTCCTGGAGGCCAGTAGCTCCCCAGGAATCACTAGAAGCTGGCCCATTGGTGAGGAGGACCCTGGTAGGTAGCTGTTTAGAAACCTGGGCTTTCAGTCACTTTCTTCCAGTTTGGCTCAGTAGAAGTTGATATGAGATTTGCTTTCCAAAGGGCAAGTAATGATAACAACTCCACATTGTCCCATCCTATCTTCAGGACTCCAGATGGGTCTTTTCTCTGTCACctacccctccccacccactgcccccctgccccccatcaGTACATCAGCATCAGTGGGGAAGGGCTTGGGGAAGAGTTGGAGCTCAAAGAAGCCAGAAGCAGGGTGGTGATGGTGTGTAAGAGCGTCTGCTGGGTAGACATGCAGCCGCCCCAAGTGTGGGCTCTCAGACTTTCCTGAGTCccttggtgtgtgtgctcaggggTTCCTTAAGGTGAAGGGCATCATGGGGTAGACCAGGCAGACCACCCTCTCACCTGGCAGAAAGGAGGGTGATGGTCTCCCTGACCTCCCAACCAAGCCGTCTGGAACAGGCTCAGCAAAAGTCCGAGCCACCTACCCTTTGGAGAGTGTCAGACCCCGTGCCAGAGTGTTCCCAAGAGAGGCAGGGGCTCAGAGCAGTGCTGCATGCACCCTCCTTCAGCAGAGTAACCTGAGGGCCTGGGCCTCTGAGCCCCATGTCCTAGAAGCAGCTGCAGGAGAGAGTACCCATCAGGTGCCATGCGTGGGTTGTTTACTCACTGAGTCTCTATTTGCTGAGTGCCTCCTTTATACCCAGCAATAGGCACTGATGACTAGCTGAGCATGGTCTAATGAGCACAGTAAACCTGAAATTGTTGGAATAATTGTTTAGCACTGGGGGCTAAGAGGGAGTATGAGCAAATGTCTTGTAACCAGAGAAATGGGGATTCAGCCAGGTGAAGGGTTGTGCAGGCTGAGATCTGGAGACAGACGACTGCTTGGTGTGTGGCTGTGATGAGGCAGCTGTGGGTGCATGTAGCGGAGCAGGCTTTGTGCTGAGGAAAGAATACACTAAGATGAAGCTGGTACAGGACACTGCCAGGAGTGCTGTGTGACTTAGGGAAGTCATGCAGACATGAGAAGTACCCCTGAGAAGGGTCCCGGTCCCTGCTGGGCTCCCGCGATCCCCCTGCCCTCCCATCAGGTGAAGAAATCTAGTTGCCTtgaattttttcctcttctctccatggCTGAGAGGCTGAGGCTGATGCAGAGAATGCAGTGGTCATTTTGGCCACTCTTTCAGTTGGAGAGAGGACAGGCCCTCTCTGTAAGGACTAGGAAGTGGCCTGGAATGGGGTGTCCAGGGATGGGGTGTCCAGGGATGGGAGCTTAAGTGCAGCTTAAGATGTGGTGGAAGATTTGGTCATTCTCATTAGATCCCCCTGAGTTGTAGTGTCCTAGGGTAGGATGGGTGGTCTTGACTGGGGCTGCCTCCTTGAACTAGGCTTTGAGTCCACGGCACCTTAGAAGTTTGTTCCTTGGGGAGGGGTGGGTCCTTCTCCTGTCACACTCCATGTCACctggagagtagcctctgctcagcACTGGGTGGGAAGGGGAGTCTCAGAATAATCTACATGGGAGAAGCGGGGCGGTGCCTCTCTGTGGGGCGAGCGCAGCGCTGCTGGACAGGTCTTGAATGCTGTGTGGGTGACATCTTCGTCCTGGGGAGGGCAGTGATTAGTGTGCTCGCTCTAATGCTTGTCCTTGGCCTCTAGCCCTGGCCCAGTGTGTCCAATCTGGCCAAGGACTTCATTGACCGCCTGTTGACGGTGGACCCTGGCGCCCGTATGACTGCACTGCAGGCCCTGAGGCATCCGTGGGTGGTGAGCATGGCAGCCTCTTCGTCTATGAAGAATCTGCACCGCTCCATCTCCCAGAACCTCCTCAAACGCGCCTCCTCACGCTGCCAGAGCACTAAATCTGCCCAGTCCACACGGTCCAGCCGCTCAACACGCTCCAACAAGTCCCGCCGAGTGCGGGAGCGAGAGCTGCGGGAGCTCAACTTGCGCTACCAGCAGCAGTACAATGGCTGAGCTGCCAGTGGGATGCAGACGTGGCGGGCCCCAGCCAGGCCACACACTGCTGGGGCCAGCGACCTCTCTAGAGATAGACCTGCATGGTCCAGGGTAGGTAAATGGCCCCAGCCCCTTCTCTGTGCCTGCAGTGTCCCCATCTTCACCCTGGGCCTGAACCTGGTGCGACAGAGCGGAGGGAGTCCTAGGCCCTATAAGCCCCAAACCTGATTTGGCGCAGATGCTCCTCTTGGTGGACAAGTGCTCTGGTGTATATTGGGGAAAGGGCGGCACTTGGCCTTCAGTCTCACCTCTTTCTTGGCTCTCCCCGAGACCAAAGGGGCATGTACTGCCAGCTAGAGGGTGTCCTGTGGTCTCAGGACTCTTTGGGACAGTTACTTCTGGAACTCCCTTTCCTCTACCAAGCCTTCCTCCCTAACCTCCTGCCCGCATGTTTCATGGCATCCTGACCCTCATGATTATCCTCTAGTGAGAGGCCCAGGTAGGCCCATAACTTGTGCCTTGGCTGGACTTTCAGCCCCTGGCTAAGTCTAAACAGTCTTCCACCTCCCAGCCCAAATCTGTCTTCCTTCCCGGTGTCCCCAGGGACCCCACCTGGCCCCAGAACTTGCCAGGATCTCTCGTGGGAAGGCCATGGAGTGGCCCTTGGCCCTCTGGACTGTGTGGCTGCGTTGGTAGTGGGCTTGCTCCAGGCTCCAGCCTCTGGCTGTGAGGGTTCCTGCCACCAGCCCACCATCCTCAGTGCCTTCTTTGCAGAGCCTCCTATCACCTCACTCTCTCCCTTGGATGCCCGTTCTTTCTATTCCCCAGGTGCCTCCTTCCCAACTGTGGGGGGTTAAAAGGAGCCCCACTGCTGCTACCTGGGGGATGGGGCACCTGGGTCAAAGCAAAGGACAGGGGCTTCTGAGGGAGAGCCCCATCCGGATTCCAGCACCAGCCCTGGTTCCAACCTTGGTGCTGCCGGTTGTTGCctctcttcaggcactctcttcCCTCCTCTGCAGCTGCACGAAGGCGCCATCTAGTGTCGGGCACACGTGTGGACAGCCTAGGAATGCCCACTGTGCTCTCCTTTTATCCTCCAAGAGGaagtgggaaggaaggagggtcCTGGGGCTGCTCAACTGTCTCCCCTTCTGCTGAGCTTCTGTTGCAGCTCCCCCTGGAACTTAGCCATACTGTGTGACCTGCCTCTGAACCCTGAGTGTGGGGGCACTGCCCTCCTCACGGTGGCCTTGCTTGGTCCACCCTGTCCctgcttcttttcacagcattACCCTTCCATTCTGGGCCCCACTGAATCTCCGTCTGGAGGGAGCCCCGTGAGAGGTGGGTGAAATTGGATGACTGCTTTCCGACCATCCCCCGTCAGTCTTGTGCCTCCCCTCCACCACAGACGGGGGCTGGAGCCCAAGCCCTCTCCCTCCACAGCTGCTCTTTGCAGGTGGGGAGGAGCCAGGGCCCAGCTTTAGCTTTAGCTGGATTGTGGGTCCCCTGCCAGCAGGGAGGGTTTGGCTCTCAGTTCCTCATAGTGGGTTCCCTTGGGCCAGGCCCGCAACTTTTTGCATGTGCCACCTTCAGTGGGAACCACACCCAAAGAGACCACTCTGGGCCACGTCGCCTGTGCCTTGTACACCCGATCCTCTGTCTCCAGTGCTCCTTGCACACGGCAGCGGCAAGCCCAAGTCCCCTGTCCTCAGAATTCCCCCCCACGTCCCCAGGTGCCTCTGGGGATTTATTTCCTCTTGGCCAGGATGCACCTGGTCCTGAGAGGAGGACCGAGGAAGTTTGGAGACTTGGGccttgtgatgccatggactgtggaTGGAGAATGTGCAGTTATTTATTTTGTGTACTCAGTCTGTAAAGGTATCCTCTGTACTCAATAAACAGGCTGCCTTCCCCAGGGAAAGCTGCCGCTTCATTCTGACAGCCCAGCCTCCTTGCTGCAGACCAAGGGGTTgcccaggaggtgggggtggggagctcagCCCAGACGCAGCTAGTCTAGCAGGTTCTTGACTCCTCAGCCTGTGTTGGGTCAGAGGACAGAGTTCACTTGGGGAGGGGGACCCCCAAAAGCCTCTCCTTTCTCCTGAACCAGGAAGACAGAATAGAGAGCAGGACTGGGGGTATTTATTGGACCCCTGCGGAGCCTGTGGCAGGCTCAGTTGTAGGCTGTGACCTGATTGACCCAGGTACTGAACCTGCTGACCTGAGTGTACATGGCAGGCGTGGGCACACTGCAGTCACTGGTGCCCCAGGAGACCGTATCAGTGAGCACCCATGTGTTCCCCTTCTGGCAGACAAGCAGGCCTCCAGAATCACCCTGGCGGAAGAGAGGGGAGAAGTCTGCATGGGGGGTGGGAGTACCACAGGAAAGTGCTGAGGACAGGACAGGGGGCCAGCACTCAGCTGGCGCAAGGAGGCCCCTGACAGATCGTGGAGCTGGTGATGCATGAGCCCCGGTACTGCTGGCACCGTCTCACAGTGAGCAGGGCAGAACCCGCTGCCGCAGGTGTGCCCGAGTCACACTGCCTGTGGGCCGGGCAGGGCTGGTTATGCCCCACATGGCTTGCCCCTACCCTTCCCTTCCACCCAGATTTTTGACCCAAGTTCCTACCCACACCACTGAGGCACCCAGCCATGTGAGGCCTTCAGACAGTGCCTCATTTGAGGAAGCCAGGAAAACTGGTGAGACGCACATTGTGTACTGGGCTGGGGAGGCGAGTGTCAGTAATGTGAGATCATTGTTCATAGTGGTGGGATTCCAGGAAGTGTGCCTGTGGAGCCAGGAAGGGGCCGTGTAGGATGGGCATGGGCACAGGCCCCCAGGGTGATGGGTGCCAGGGTTTAGACCAGGGCATCCTGTGAGTTCCTCACCCCCAGGGCCTACACACCTACACTGCCCACCCTTCCTTTCCCGTCTGCGGCCCAGGCACTCAGCACAAGATGGACAGACCTGCAAAGGCTCAGCACCAGATGCTCGGTCGTACTCACCCAGGATGACAAAGTGGCAGCCAGGGCTGCAGTGAGAGTGGGGTTGGGCAGCCAGAGGGAGGGCAGAGTGACACGAGAGGGGCCTCCAGAGCAAGGcggtggggaggtggggcaggggtggggcagggagaggggaagcACTCCCACAACATTGCATTGGGCAGCCGTGACCGCCCTGGACTGGCCAATGACAGACCCACCGCAGAAGCAGAAGCCTTTGCTGTCCTGGGGTCAGGGGTTAGCAGTGGGGGTGGGCCCAGGCTAAACCCAGGCATGAAACACCTGAGATCCTGCCCCACCACCAGGGTCCTGTACCTACGGGGACACCTCCCAGGGCCAGGAGCCCAGCACTATCATCTTCCCATTGACAGTCCTCTGGCTGAAGTGCAGCGCTGGTTTAATGGCAAGAACGCCACAGCCTGGCCATTGGACTGGA
This genomic interval carries:
- the CTRL gene encoding LOW QUALITY PROTEIN: chymotrypsin-like protease CTRL-1 (The sequence of the model RefSeq protein was modified relative to this genomic sequence to represent the inferred CDS: inserted 1 base in 1 codon; substituted 3 bases at 3 genomic stop codons); translation: MSAVMLLLRLTLSLILLSSSWGCGVLAIKPALHFSQRTVNGKMIVLGSWPWEVSPXDSKGFCFCGGSVIGQSRAVTAAQCNVSPGCHFVILGEYDRASGAEPLQVLXVCRPWGHTSWNPTTMNNDLTLLTLASPAQYTMCVSPVFLASSNEALSEGLTWLAMWGITSPARPTGSVTRAHLRQRVLPXLTVRRCQQYRGSCITSSTICQGPPCASXVLAPCPGDSGGLLVCQKGNTWVLTDTVSWGTSDCSVPTPAMYTQVSRFSTWVNQVTAYN